TTGTTAAAGTACAACGCGACCTCGGTAATCGCGAAGATCGTAAGCTGGCCCGTATGAAGTATCTGGTCGACAACCTCGGTATCGAAACCTTTCGTGAAAAAGTCGCGGAACACTATGGTTCCACGATCACTGCGCCTCGTGACGTTGAAGTCACAGGTATCGAAGATCATATGGGCTGGCATGAACAGGGAGACGGCAAGCTGTTTCTTGGTGTGAATATCGAAAATGGTCGCATCAAGGATGAAGGTGACCTTAGAATCAAATCCGGGCTGCGTAAGATCTTGGAAACATACAAATTTAATTCTCGAATCACTGCGAAACAAAGTGTTATTTTCTGCGATATAGACCCGGTACTGCGTGATGAAATCGATCAGGTCCTGACCGATCATGGCATGAAAAAAGCGGATGAACTTACTTTGATCCGTCGATTTTCCATGTCCTGTCCTGCACTTCCGATGTGCGGCTTATCCATCACGGAATCGGAACGAGTAATGCCTGCTTTAATTACCGAATTTGAGGAGGAGCTGGCTCGCCTGGGACTGGAAAACGAAAAAATCTCTGTCAACACAACAGGTTGTCCCAACGGTTGTGCCCGCCCTTATGTTCCCGATATCGGACTTGTCGGAAGGGCTGTGGGTAAATACACGCTCTATCTGGGCGGAAATTCGCTCGGAAACCGGTTGGCTTTCATATATGACGACATGGTCCCCTTAGCTGAAATCACCAGCAGAATTTCGCCACTCCTGGAGTCCTTTAAAGAAGAACGCCAGCCCGGGGAAACCTTTGGTGATTTTTGCCACCGAATGGGCAAAGAAGCATTACAGGAGAAAGCGGGACTCGCTGCAAAATAATGCAAGATATCCAGATCCGGACATTTTTCACCGAACCCTCCATCGCCAGACCTGTCTTTGATTTTGGCAAATTCAATCGACAACGGGTTGACCATGGCCAACTGAGCAGGTAAATTGTCAGTGAAATCAGGCGGTCCGGACCGTCCAATTCAAGCCAGATGAAGATTCAAAAAATAATGCAAATTCACAATCTACTAAACCTGAGCCTGCTACGAAACCTGCTTCTACAAGCCAGGTCTTAGGTTCTTTGTACGATTGTTAATCAAAAACAGCGAAACCCTGAGACCAGATCGGCCTCAGGGTTTTTTATTTTGCCTGCTGGTACTATTCTGGTCTCTCATTAGCCCCCTGATCGGGAGCGGAAATTGACTCATGGAGAAAACCAATGTCCAATGACACAGTAAAGATATTCGACACCACCTTGAGAGACGGTGAACAGTCGCCTGGCTGCAGTATGACTACCTCGGAAAAGATGAAAGTCGCCCGGGAACTTGTCAAACTGGGGGTCGATATCATTGAGGCAGGCTTCCCGATTGCCTCTCCCGGCGATTTTGAAGCTGTTCAGAAAATTGCCAATGAATTTGGCGATCAGACGACCATCTGTGCTCTCGCCCGCTGCCGAAAAGATGACATTGACCGGGCCTGGGAAGCGTTAAAAGAAGCACAGCACTCACGGATTCATGTCTTCCTCGCCACGAGTTCCATCCACCGTGAACACAAACTGAAAATGAATAAAGAACAGATCGTGGAAACGGCTGTCGAAATGGTCAAACGCGCCCGGGACTACTGCCCGGATATTGAATTTTCTCCAGAAGATGCTGCCCGTACCGAGAAAGATTTTCTCTGCGAAGTCGTAGAACGAGCCATCGAAGCCGGAGCCACCACGGTCAATATTCCCGATACCGTTGGCTATGCGACTCCCGCCCATTTCCATGATGTCATCACCACGTTAAAAAAGAATGTCTCAAACATTGATCAGGCCATTATCAGCACCCACTGTCACAACGATCTGGGACTCGCTGTCGCTAACAGCCTCGCCGCTGTGGAAGCGGGCGCCCGACAGGTGGAATGCACCATCAATGGCTTAGGCGAAAGGGCTGGTAACTGCGCACTGGAAGAAGTCGTGATGGCATTAAAAACCCGTGCAGACTATTATGGCGTGCACACCAACATTAATACAAAACGTCTGTATCCAATCAGCCATCTTGTTTCGACAGTGACCGGCATGTCGGTACAACGCAACAAAGCCATCGTGGGGAAAAACGCTTTTGCACACGAAGCCGGGATTCATCAGCACGGCATGTTGCAGGAACGCACGACTTATGAAATCATGTCCCCCGACGATGTTGGATACGTCGGCACGAATCTGGTGCTCGGAAAACACAGTGGCCGCCACGCATTCCGCGATCGTATCCAGTCGCTGGGACATACGTTGGACGAAGAAACATTTGAACGGATCTTCAATGAGTTCATCGTGCTGGCTGACAAGAAAAAGGAAATCTACGATTCCGACATAGTCGCCTTGATCGAAAACCAGGCTTCCGATACACCGGAAAAATGGAAAATCGCCCGCTTCCATACCTCCGCCGGGACTGGAACGATCGCAACCGCCACCATTGAACTGGCAGACGAAACTGGAAAAATTCACTGTGACGCTGCCACCGGTGACGGCCCTGTTGATGCCGTCTTCCGGGCCTTGGAACGCATTTCGGGCATCACGGCAGTTCTCGATCAATACCACGTTGGCAGTGTTTCCAGCGGCAAGGATGCACAAGGTGAGGTGCGGGTAGAAGTTCGTATTAACGGCGAATTATTTACCGGCCGCAGCGTCAGTACGGATATCATCGAATCCAGTGCCAAAGCCTATCTGCAGGCTATCAACAAAGCAGCCGCAAAACTGGAAAACTGAGTACACTCGGATACCAATTCAATTAAATATGACTACTCACGATCCTGAATCAGTACCCCGGATATTCAAAGGCAGAACCATCGTTCTCGGCCTGTTGATCTTCGGATTATTGATGTCAGGATCGTTGTATGTTTTTCAGACGATTAACACCTACCACTTCGCCGACACTCAAAATGCCCTGGCAAAGGAGTTCCCCCACTCACGCCCCCGCGTCGAAGGAGGACGACTTAAAGGCAAACAGCAGAACCCGCTTACCTTTCGCGTGACGATGGCGGTTCCCTTCAATCCCCACGAAAAGAACGCCGAAATTCAGCAGATGGCTGATCGCATTCTGGAAATTGCTTCAAAGAATCTCAATCTTGAAGACTATGAACGGGCAGAAATGCACTTCTATCAGGCGGTTCCAGAACAGGAAATTATCATGCGTGACGTCACACGCGACATCAAAACCTGGATCAATCAGAACTGACTCCGCTTACATCTTCCCCTGTTGATGAAACAGACAGATCTGTCACTTATTTCGACTCGAGCCATTTTCTTTTATCTCCGAACCAGGCGATTCAATCCCATTTCCTGACTCGAAAACAGCACATCTTGTGAATCGACAGAATTCTCAACGGTGGCACGGTCATTGCAATAGAATTAATTGCCTGTCGAATTGAAGACTCGATCAGGATTTTCTTTCGAGTCTCAATGTAAACTGAGGCTTCCCTCCAGCCAGAGTGATGACGCCCGTCTTAAATTGGCTGGAGGGTGAGCCACTTTCCTGCATCACATCTCATCCTGTTACGGATTCAAAAACTTACAGTCGACCACCTCTACTGTTGTGAAATCACTTCCGTATCGAAACGGGTCAGGATATCATCGAACTTCCAGATAATCCAGGTATCCTTCTTATCTCAGCCTTCGGAAAGTTATGGCTTCACTACAGAAAGTAATACAACGCCCCCCAGTCTTCTGGTCCGTCGTCAGTTTTCTTCTGTTGATGCAATTCTGTCTGGGACTGTATTCCGCCAGGCAGTTGAGTGTCACACATGATGAGTATTGGCATCTGCCAGTCGGGTTCCTGAGCCTGGAAACAGGCCGCTTTGACTATGATCGGCTCAACCCTCCCCTGATTCGTAGCTGGTCCGCTCTGCCACTACTGATGACAGTTGCGCAGAGTGGATCTCCCGCCCTCTCATCTGATCCTGCCGATTACGGAGATGCCTTCCTGGAAGCCAATCCGGAAAGTTATCAGCATTACTATTTTCTTGGTCGCTGTATGATCCTGGTACTGGCCTACATTTCTGGACTGCTACTGGCACTCTGGACTCGCGACCTGTTTAGTTCTCAGGCAGCCTGCTTTGCGGTTTTCCTGTGGGTGATGAGTCCGAACATTCTGGCCAGTGCCGCGCTGGGGACTCAGGATCTGGCAATCACAGGCTTTTTTCTTGCCACGCTTTACTGCGGCTGGAAATTTGCCCATCTGCCCTCCTGGAAATGGGCTCTGCTGACAGGTATTGCTTTAGGCCTGGCACAACTCACAAAATATACAGCCATTCTGTTAATTCCTGTTCTCGTGATCCAGTGGTTTCTGGTGAGATATAAGAATGCCGAAATCCAGGAACGACCGGCTAAAAAAACAGTCCTGATGCGTTGGGGAGTACTCGCACTATCCAGTCTATGCATCCTGAATGCCGGTTATCTGTTCCATGGTTCGATACAGCCTCTGAGCAGTTATCAGTTCCAAAGTTCCGAATTAAAAGTGCTGACAGCACTTCCAGAATTCCTGCAGATCATTCCGCTACCAATCCCCCGCGATTACCTCATGGGCTTTGATCTACAGCGTTTTATCATGCAACAATCCCACCCCACTTTTCTGAATAATCAGTGGGAAGAACATGGGTTTCGGTCGTATTACCTCTATACGATGCTTTACAAATTGCCACACGGTTTTCAGTTTCTGATCGTAATCGCAATTTACAGTTGGTTCAAGCAGCCCCACATGCTCCCACGACGAACGCTGGCCGTTCTGCTGACACCTGTTGTCCTATTGATAGTCATAGCCAGCCTGGCTAATAATCAGCTGGGCCTGCGCTACGTTCTGCCAATCTTTCCTTTCATCATTCTGGTGTGTGCTCCGTTGATAGATCAGCTCGATTTTGATCAGCATAAAATTCTCTCATACCTCATTATCATTGCTATCCTTTCACTCCCGCTCTCGCTTCGCTATGCACCAGATCATCTGGCATACTTTAATGAACTGGCGGGGGGACCAGAACTGGGGGACACCCATCTTGTCGACTCCAATATCGACTGGGGACAGGATTTGTATCGACTGCAGGACTATCTGAATCAGCATCCGATGGACGACTTGAAGCTGGCCTATTTTGGCACAATTCCCCCAGGTAAACTGGGGATCAAATATGAGTTACCTGCTGTATTTCGCCCGGTCCCCGGGAAATATGCCATCAGCGTCAGTATTCTTCAGGGGCGCCCGTATACACTCCGTAGACAGGATGGCAGCCGTTATAACCTGGAACATGATGCCTTAGGATTTTTCAGGTTTTTTGAACCAGAAGCGCAACTGGGATATTCCATCAATTTTTATGATTTAACTCCCGAGGACATCGCCCGCTGGCAGACTGCCGTCATGCAGGCTAATCGGAGTATGCTCTCCCCTTGAGGTCCCTCATTGCATAATGAGAAAGTCAGGTTTGTTCCTCTTCAAAGGGAACTCGGGTAGTTGCTTCCAGTCCGGTTTCACGAAGTAGTTCAAAATACTGTTCACGGGTATTGATATTTCGTAAACCACATAACTGGGGATCAATACTTCTTAGCTCTTCGACATCCAGAAAAGCACTGTGAGCCCGCTCTGCCAGATCAATCGGTCGTTGAATGTTTGCAGCCAGCATTCCCTCTATCATTTCTACCAATGATGTACGGTACACAGCAGCAAGTGGGTGATACCATTGGTCTTCCCTGACCATGGCCAGATCATGATCCGGCAGTCTTGAGACAATGGCCTGAATCATGTCTTTTTGTATCAGAGGTGTATCACAGGCAGATACAAAGGCAGCCTGACAATCGAGTTCCAGTTCACGGAGCCCCAGCGCAATCGCTGGAAGTGGCCCAACTCCTGGCTTTTCATCATAGACTACTCGAACCGAATCAGGAATTTCCGGCAATTCCTGGTCTCGGGATGCCACTACAATTACAGGAGACACAACTTCGGATACAATTCGAATGACGCGTTGCAACATCAGCTCTTGTCCCCATGGTAACAACGCTTTGGGATAATTCATCCTCAAGCTTTCACCCCCACAGAGAATAATCCCGCCGACTTTGATCTGGTTGTTTGTATTTGACATACTCGTCCGAGTCACTTACAAAATGAACATCTTAGTTTCAGTTAAACAATTTAATCATGAAGTGATCTGAAAAATGAGTGATCAAAATTCTGAACAGGAACCATGGTATCACGATGGGCTTCAATTTTCCTGTACTCAGTGTGGAAACTGTTGTACGGGTGCGCCTGGCGTTGTCTGGGTTGATGAATCAGAAATCAAAGAGATTGCAGAAGTAACGGGAAAATCGACTGGAGAAATCCTGTTGATGCATACCCGTCTGTATGGCGGGAGGCGTTCATTAACGGAATTTGCCAATGGGGATTGCACATTCTTTGATCCTGCAAAACGATGCTGTACAATCTATGAAGCACGTCCGGCTCAATGTCGAACCTGGCCATTCTGGAATTCAAATCTGGAAAGCCGAGAGAGCTGGGAGTCCCTTTCTCCAGACTGCCCTGGAGCAGGTAAAGGAAATTTTGTCAGTTTTGAGGACATCCAGATACAGGCTGCAAAAACAAACTTATAACACATATCATAAAATGGTTTTACAGAATACAAATCCCTCAGAATGATTTCAAAAAATTCCTCTACAAATCGAGTAGACGTCTGAAGTTCAATAATCAGACGTACGGTTTTCTTTCTGCCTCTCTATCAAATGCCGTTTATTAAGTATGTAATTTTAAAGAGTTTGGAACACTAAACCTCGCAGATTCGAGGTTTCAGATCCTTTTTTTACAATTTCATCTGAAGATTGTGAAAAAAAATCCATGTTACTAATTGGGAACAATAACAAGTCTGCGAGTTTTCCATGACCACGCCGCGAGACGAACTAACTCTCATCTTAAGATACTACAACAATAAGACTTACATCTCATAAGCATCGACAGATATCGGGTAAAGTTCATTTTCAGCTACAGTTGAAGTTTTACCTCACTCTAGTGAATTCATGTCTAATAAGACTCTGTTTCAAAGCTGCGATCGAAGATCGGTCTTGACTTACTGTTCAATTGTGGGAAATAATCTATTGTGACACTAAGTCGTGTAACCCATTACAGTTGAGACGGCTCTAGAGTGCCCAACGGAAGGGCGTAGCTGTCCGACGGCTTCTCAAAATTGGGAGAACCCAGTCGTGACGAAAAAAGAGATTGTCAAAGTGATTTCGGAAGAGATTGGTCTGACACAACTCAAAACAAAAGAGATTGTGCAAAAAACGTTCGATGCGATTGTTGATACTCTTGTTACAGACAAGCGTATTGAACTCCGCAATTTTGGCGTCTTTGAAGTCAAAAAACGAGCAGCGCGGAAAGCCAGAAATCCTCGCACAGGTGATCGTGTGGACGTAGAAGAAAAATACGTCGTCACGTTCAAGCCTGGTAAGGAGATGGAAAAACGTGTACGCAATCTGGAGGAAGAAGCAGCCCGCTTAAATGCGGCCTCTTCTCAGCCTCCAGTGAGTCCTCCTCCTGCAGGTTCGGCACCACCACCGCACCAGTCACCACAGGCTCCTCCGAGCCCTGGTGCCACGCCAGGAGCGCCTTCGATGGGAACCTACAATAACGGTTCCTACAGTTCAGGATCTCAGCATACACCTTAGACCTGCTCTTCAAAGACTTTATTGTTGAAAGAACTGGTATGAATTTCCTCATAGCCGGTCTGTTTTGCGGTACACAAACAGACCGGCTTTTTCTTTGTACCCAGCTGGTCAACCGAAGTGAATAATTGTCACCTGAAACCGGGGGCAAACTGGTCTGATAGATAATTGAAATCACCTGCTTCAACCGGAATACCAAAATAATTGGAATAATCCGCATTTTTTACCAAAGTCTCCTGATCTGAATGTCGATAAAACGACCTAGAGGAAATTAAAAGCGGCATTTATAATACTGTCTCTCCAACCTCCTCTCTTCACAATTCAGCACTTTAACCCCTTCGATATCGGTTTGATGCCTTTCATTCAATGGTTTGAATTAAGGGATCGTTGCCTGGGATCAAGACCAGCAAATATGGCACGACCATATCATGGAGAAAAAAATGCGTAAGTTCCTATTGGCCAGCACGTTAATTGCAGTGTCCCTCACTCAGGCGGGATGTGTGGTTCCTATCTACTCATCTTCACGAGATGATCGTGCCCGTCAATTGATTTTCCAATCAGAAAGTATGCGGCACATTCCTAAAATCTGGGAACGAATCTGGGGCCTTGATATGCCGGATGTGGCCACTCCCTACCGTACCCACGGTGGTGTCATTTAGTAGTTGTAGCACAGGGACTATTGTGCAAGTCGTCTGACTGGATCAACTCCATTCAGGCTGGCAGTTGCATAGATCATATTTGAAGCTGCCTGGAATTCGTTCCCGGCAGCTTTTCTTGCTATTAAGGCAATTCATTTCCATGCCGCCCTAACTGGTCCTCATCTTCAGGGAACGCTAAGATGTGAATCGGTGAATTTCCCGCTCCAACGTGACAGTGTATGGATTTGAGAACAGCCATTAGAGCCAGATGGCTGGCCTGGCACACTTCAAAGTTTAATTAAATAGAATGATCACGTAGCCTTTAGCTACATGGACCAGATTTGATGAATGTCCCAACCCAAACCGATCCCTTAGCGGTTTCCCTGAACCGCCTGCATCTCAAAAACCCCATTCTCGTCGCTTCGGGAACTTTTGGTTATGCAAAAGAAATGTCAGCTTTCCTGGATTTTTCCCGCCTGGGGGGAATTATCCCCAAGACGATTACCACGGAACCGCGGATTGGTAACCCGCCTCCCCGGACTGTGGAAACCAGTGCCGGCCTGCTCAATTCCATTGGTCTGGACAATGATGGTATCGATCTCTTTCTGGAGAAGCATCTAAACTATCTCTCCTCACTTGAAACAGCATTGATCGTAAATATTGCGGGTCGCAGTATTGATGAAATGGCCGTTATGGCCTCCCGGCTGGATCAATATTCAGATCAGATCGCCGCCCTCGAATTGAATATCTCCTGCCCCAATGTCAGTGGAGGTGTCGATTATGGTACCCAACCAGAGATGACTGAAAAAATGCTCAAGCAGGTAACTGACAGTTGCCAGTTACCCATCATCGCGAAGCTGACACCAAACGTCACCAGCGTTGTTGAGATCGCACAGGCTGCTAACGCAGGGGGAGCAGATGCGGTCTCCCTGATCAATACCGTACAGGGAACAGCAATCGACTGGCGCCGTCGAAAACCCATATTGGGAGGCATTTTTGGAGGCCTCAGCGGCCCTGCGATAAAACCGGTCGCCTTACGAGTCGTCTGTCAGGTGGCCCGCGCTGTTGATATCCCCATTATTGGGGTAGGTGGCATCACTAACATCGATGATGTTATGGAATTCATTGTTGCTGGTGCTTCTGCAGTTCAAATTGGTACCGCTAACTTCTACAATCCAGGTCTCGCGTCACAACTGGTTGACGAACTGGAAAAGATACTGGTCTCTGAAAAATGCTCACATATCAGTGAACTTGTTGGTTCACTGGAGTATCCAGAACGTTAACCTCACTTACTTTTCCGGCTCGGTGACAGTGCCGCATATCCAGTTACTCTCAGTTTCAAAGACAATATAGAAAATCCTCTTATGCGAGTGTTATCAGGAATCCAACCAACGGGCCGCTTCCATTGGGGAAACTACTTTGGTGCGATCAAACAATACATTGATCTTCAGGAGAATGAACAGGCTTTCTACTTCATTGCCGACTTACACGCTCTGACCACACTCCGAGATGCCAAACGTTTACGTCAAAACACTCTGGAAGCGGCCATCGATCTCCTGGCACTGGGACTGGATCCCCAGAAAGCCACTTTGTTTCGACAGTCAGACGTCCCTGAGATTACCGATCTCACATGGATCCTGATGACGATTACGCAGATGAGTCTTCTGGAAAAATGCCACGCCTACAAAGATAAGAAAGAAAAAGGAATCGCCGCTGATGCAGGACTGTTTACTTACCCTGTCTTGATGGCTGCCGATATTTTGCTGTATGACAGTGATCTCGTTCCCGTCGGACAGGATCAGATTCAACATGTTGAAGTCACGCGCGACCTGGCGCAACGCTTCAATTCTCTGTTTGGCGAAACACTGATTCTGCCTGAATCGCGAGTTCTTGACTCTTCCGCCAAAGTACCAGGTATTGATGGCGAAAAGATGTCCAAGAGTTATAAAAACGTAATTGAAATATTCGAGGATCCGAAAAAACAGCGTAAGAAAGTCATGTCGATCAAAACCGACTCCGCTACTCTGGAAGATCCTAAGGATCCGGATACCTGCGCAGTCTATGCCCTCTATCGGCTGTTTGCTGATGAGCCTCAGCAGGCGGAACTGGCGCAGCGTTATCGCGCAGGAGGCATGGGGTATGGAGAAGCAAAACAGGCTGTACATGAAGCCGCCCTCGAATATTTTGGCCCGGCCAGAGAACGGAGAGCACAACTCGCTGCTGATTCTGACACCCTGAATGATATTCTGGCTGAAGGTGCCCGCAAGGCCAGAGAAAAAGGGAAACAAGTACTGGACCGGGTTCAGGCCGCCTGTGGTCTGGGATCAAAACATTTATCAAAATGAAACTGACTGAATGATGGATCAGCCTGCAGTATCCCAGCCCGAGCCAACCAGTGCAAGGTCCGGATTTATACAATGGTTCTGTATCGGACTGGTCTTGGTAACGGCTCTCTCAATCCTCGCGGTTCATCTGCCAGAACGCCTGAAATTATTGCTCGTCTTTTCCGTTGTTTACGGATTGATCACCGGTGCAGTCCTGACGACTCTGGCGTTCAAACTGGGAGTCTCCGTAAAACGGTCCCTGCTCGTCGCGATTCTCTGCCTGACTGTCTTCGGACAATCACTGGTCCTCTACCTGTCCCATCAGCGCTATAAAGAAGCGATACTGCAGCAATTCAAAATGGACAAGACATCGTTGATGCTGGAATACACGCTGACGAAAGTCGA
The sequence above is a segment of the Gimesia algae genome. Coding sequences within it:
- a CDS encoding 2-isopropylmalate synthase, giving the protein MSNDTVKIFDTTLRDGEQSPGCSMTTSEKMKVARELVKLGVDIIEAGFPIASPGDFEAVQKIANEFGDQTTICALARCRKDDIDRAWEALKEAQHSRIHVFLATSSIHREHKLKMNKEQIVETAVEMVKRARDYCPDIEFSPEDAARTEKDFLCEVVERAIEAGATTVNIPDTVGYATPAHFHDVITTLKKNVSNIDQAIISTHCHNDLGLAVANSLAAVEAGARQVECTINGLGERAGNCALEEVVMALKTRADYYGVHTNINTKRLYPISHLVSTVTGMSVQRNKAIVGKNAFAHEAGIHQHGMLQERTTYEIMSPDDVGYVGTNLVLGKHSGRHAFRDRIQSLGHTLDEETFERIFNEFIVLADKKKEIYDSDIVALIENQASDTPEKWKIARFHTSAGTGTIATATIELADETGKIHCDAATGDGPVDAVFRALERISGITAVLDQYHVGSVSSGKDAQGEVRVEVRINGELFTGRSVSTDIIESSAKAYLQAINKAAAKLEN
- a CDS encoding ArnT family glycosyltransferase, which codes for MASLQKVIQRPPVFWSVVSFLLLMQFCLGLYSARQLSVTHDEYWHLPVGFLSLETGRFDYDRLNPPLIRSWSALPLLMTVAQSGSPALSSDPADYGDAFLEANPESYQHYYFLGRCMILVLAYISGLLLALWTRDLFSSQAACFAVFLWVMSPNILASAALGTQDLAITGFFLATLYCGWKFAHLPSWKWALLTGIALGLAQLTKYTAILLIPVLVIQWFLVRYKNAEIQERPAKKTVLMRWGVLALSSLCILNAGYLFHGSIQPLSSYQFQSSELKVLTALPEFLQIIPLPIPRDYLMGFDLQRFIMQQSHPTFLNNQWEEHGFRSYYLYTMLYKLPHGFQFLIVIAIYSWFKQPHMLPRRTLAVLLTPVVLLIVIASLANNQLGLRYVLPIFPFIILVCAPLIDQLDFDQHKILSYLIIIAILSLPLSLRYAPDHLAYFNELAGGPELGDTHLVDSNIDWGQDLYRLQDYLNQHPMDDLKLAYFGTIPPGKLGIKYELPAVFRPVPGKYAISVSILQGRPYTLRRQDGSRYNLEHDALGFFRFFEPEAQLGYSINFYDLTPEDIARWQTAVMQANRSMLSP
- a CDS encoding molybdenum cofactor guanylyltransferase; the protein is MSNTNNQIKVGGIILCGGESLRMNYPKALLPWGQELMLQRVIRIVSEVVSPVIVVASRDQELPEIPDSVRVVYDEKPGVGPLPAIALGLRELELDCQAAFVSACDTPLIQKDMIQAIVSRLPDHDLAMVREDQWYHPLAAVYRTSLVEMIEGMLAANIQRPIDLAERAHSAFLDVEELRSIDPQLCGLRNINTREQYFELLRETGLEATTRVPFEEEQT
- a CDS encoding YkgJ family cysteine cluster protein — its product is MSDQNSEQEPWYHDGLQFSCTQCGNCCTGAPGVVWVDESEIKEIAEVTGKSTGEILLMHTRLYGGRRSLTEFANGDCTFFDPAKRCCTIYEARPAQCRTWPFWNSNLESRESWESLSPDCPGAGKGNFVSFEDIQIQAAKTNL
- a CDS encoding HU family DNA-binding protein gives rise to the protein MTKKEIVKVISEEIGLTQLKTKEIVQKTFDAIVDTLVTDKRIELRNFGVFEVKKRAARKARNPRTGDRVDVEEKYVVTFKPGKEMEKRVRNLEEEAARLNAASSQPPVSPPPAGSAPPPHQSPQAPPSPGATPGAPSMGTYNNGSYSSGSQHTP
- a CDS encoding dihydroorotate dehydrogenase, giving the protein MNVPTQTDPLAVSLNRLHLKNPILVASGTFGYAKEMSAFLDFSRLGGIIPKTITTEPRIGNPPPRTVETSAGLLNSIGLDNDGIDLFLEKHLNYLSSLETALIVNIAGRSIDEMAVMASRLDQYSDQIAALELNISCPNVSGGVDYGTQPEMTEKMLKQVTDSCQLPIIAKLTPNVTSVVEIAQAANAGGADAVSLINTVQGTAIDWRRRKPILGGIFGGLSGPAIKPVALRVVCQVARAVDIPIIGVGGITNIDDVMEFIVAGASAVQIGTANFYNPGLASQLVDELEKILVSEKCSHISELVGSLEYPER
- the trpS gene encoding tryptophan--tRNA ligase is translated as MRVLSGIQPTGRFHWGNYFGAIKQYIDLQENEQAFYFIADLHALTTLRDAKRLRQNTLEAAIDLLALGLDPQKATLFRQSDVPEITDLTWILMTITQMSLLEKCHAYKDKKEKGIAADAGLFTYPVLMAADILLYDSDLVPVGQDQIQHVEVTRDLAQRFNSLFGETLILPESRVLDSSAKVPGIDGEKMSKSYKNVIEIFEDPKKQRKKVMSIKTDSATLEDPKDPDTCAVYALYRLFADEPQQAELAQRYRAGGMGYGEAKQAVHEAALEYFGPARERRAQLAADSDTLNDILAEGARKAREKGKQVLDRVQAACGLGSKHLSK